The DNA region CGCTACCGGCTTCACCACCACAGATATCCAGGATCAAGCGACTGGCACGATCCATCACCTTGTGTTGCAGTTGTGGATCAACCCCACGTTCAAAGCGGTGGCTGGCGTCAGTATGCAAACCGAGGTTGCGGGCTTTGCCAGTAATCGCCAGCGGGGCAAAATAGGCACACTCCAGCACAATATCGCGGGTATCAGCTGCGACACCTGAATGCTCACCACCAAAAATCCCGGCTAACGCCAAGGCTTTACTGTTGTCGGCGATCACCAAAGTATCAGCGGGTACTGTGATGTCATTGCCATCCAGCAGTGTTAAGTGTTCTTTGCCGTCGGCAAAACGAACATTCAGTTCACCGTCAATCTGTGCCAGATCAAAGGCATGCATTGGCTGGCCATATTCCACCAATACAAAATTGGTGATATCAACAATAGGATCGATAGAACGGATGCCGCTACGGCGCAGTTTTTCCACTATCCAGGCTGGCGTTGCAGCAGTGACATCAATATTTTTGATAACACGGCTAAGGTAACGTGGACACGCTTGCTTAGCGACGACATTCACCTGCATAGCCGCATCAGTGGATGCCGCAACAGGCGCCCAACTGGGTTCGGTCACTGTCATGCGGTTAAGCACACCCACTTCACGGGCAATACCCGCCATTCCCAGACAATCGGCACGGTTAGCGGTTAGATCTACATCAATAACAGCATCATCCAGATCCAGATATTGGCGGACATCTGCCCCCAACGGCGCATCTTGCGCTAACTCAATGATACCGTTGCTTTCAATATCAATGGCCAATTCACTATAGGAGCAGAGCATGCCATTAGAAGGCTGACCGCGCAGTTTGGCTTTTTTGATCTTAAAGTCACCGGGCAAGACGGCACCAACAGTGGCCACACACACTTTCAAGCCAAGGCGACAGTTAGGTGCGCCGCAGACAATGTCCAGCAGCTCTTCGGCACCGATATTGACTTTCGTTACCCGCAGTTTGTCGGCATCAGGGTGCTGGGCACATGCCACAACTTCACCGACTACCACACCGGTAAAGTTACCAGCGACAGTAGTAATTTCATCGACTTCCAGCCCAGCCATGGTGAGCTGATGGGCTAACTGATCACGGCTTACGGCAGGATTTACCCACTCACGAAGCCAGGATTCACTGAATTTCATAATACTTGAACTCCGTTATTTGAATTGCTTGAGAAAACGCAGGTCGTTTTCGAAGAAGGCACGCAAATCTGTTACGCCGTAACGCAACATAGTTAAGCGCTCAACGCCCATACCAAAAGCAAAACCAGAGTATTTTTCAGGATCGATACCGACACCACGCAGCACATTAGGATGCACCATGCCGCAACCCAGCACTTCTAACCAGCCGTTTTTACCCTTTACATCCACTTCCGCAGAAGGCTCAGTGAAGGGGAAATATGAAGGCCGGAAACGGATCTCCAAGTCTTCTTCAAAGAAATTACGCAGGAAGTCGTGCAGGATCCCCTTCAACTGGGTAAAGCTGACGTTTTCGTCGACCATCAAGCCTTCGACCTGATGGAACATCGGGGTATGCGTCATATCATAGTCGTTACGATAAACGCGCCCAGGAGAGATGATACGCAGAGGAGGTTGTTCTACTTCCATCGTGCGGATCTGCACACCAGAGGTTTGCGTACGCAGCACCACTTCGGGGTTAAAATAGAAAGTATCGTGATCAGCCCGCGCCGGGTGATGAGCCGGAATATTTAAGGCATCAAAATTATGATAGCCGTCCTCGACTTCTGGCCCTTGCACCACACTGAAGCCTAACTCACCAAAAAAGGTTTCAATACGTTCAATGGTGCGGGTCACCGGATGCAGACCACCATTACCCAGTGTTCGCCCGGGCAAAGTAACGTCTATTTTCTCCGCGCTGAGTTTAGCTTCAAGCTCGGCGGCTTTGAGATTTTCGAGGCGCTGTGACAGATACTGTTGTACCTGTTGTTTAGCCTGATTCACCTGTTGACCAAAAGCCGGTTTTTCTTCCGGACTCAGGGTGCCCATCAGTTTCATCATGTCGG from Shewanella dokdonensis includes:
- the pheS gene encoding phenylalanine--tRNA ligase subunit alpha, with protein sequence MQQLTEIVQQALAAIDGADDLKILDEIRVDYLGKKGKITDMMKLMGTLSPEEKPAFGQQVNQAKQQVQQYLSQRLENLKAAELEAKLSAEKIDVTLPGRTLGNGGLHPVTRTIERIETFFGELGFSVVQGPEVEDGYHNFDALNIPAHHPARADHDTFYFNPEVVLRTQTSGVQIRTMEVEQPPLRIISPGRVYRNDYDMTHTPMFHQVEGLMVDENVSFTQLKGILHDFLRNFFEEDLEIRFRPSYFPFTEPSAEVDVKGKNGWLEVLGCGMVHPNVLRGVGIDPEKYSGFAFGMGVERLTMLRYGVTDLRAFFENDLRFLKQFK